One window of Bacteroides sp. AN502(2024) genomic DNA carries:
- the queA gene encoding tRNA preQ1(34) S-adenosylmethionine ribosyltransferase-isomerase QueA: protein MKLSQFKFKLPEDKIALHPTKYRDESRLMVLHRNTGKIEHKMFKDVLDYFDDKDVFIFNDTKVFPARLYGNKEKTGARIEVFLLRELNEELRLWDVLVDPARKIRIGNKLYFGPDDSMVAEVIDNTTSRGRTLRFLYDGPHDEFKKALYALGETPLPHSIINRPVEPEDAERFQSIFAKNEGAVTAPTASLHFSRELMKRLEIKGVDFAYITLHAGLGNFRDIDVEDLTKHKMDSEQMFVNEMAVKTVNRAKDNGRNVCAVGTTVMRAIESAVSTDGHLKEFEGWTNKFIFPPYEFTVANSMISNFHMPLSTLLMIVAAFGGYDQVMDAYHVALKEGYRFGTYGDAMLILDK, encoded by the coding sequence ATGAAATTATCACAATTCAAATTTAAGTTACCGGAGGATAAAATCGCTTTACATCCAACAAAGTATAGAGATGAGTCGCGTCTGATGGTATTGCATCGTAATACAGGTAAGATTGAACACAAGATGTTCAAAGATGTGTTGGATTACTTTGATGATAAAGATGTGTTTATATTCAATGATACGAAGGTGTTTCCTGCCCGCTTGTACGGTAACAAGGAGAAGACGGGTGCTCGTATCGAGGTATTCTTGTTGCGTGAGTTGAATGAAGAACTTCGTTTATGGGATGTATTGGTTGATCCGGCACGTAAGATACGTATCGGTAACAAGTTGTATTTTGGGCCGGATGATTCAATGGTGGCTGAAGTAATAGACAACACCACTTCTCGTGGGCGTACGCTCCGTTTCCTTTACGACGGACCTCATGACGAGTTTAAAAAGGCATTGTATGCTTTGGGTGAGACTCCGCTCCCCCACTCTATCATCAACCGTCCTGTAGAACCGGAAGATGCTGAACGCTTCCAGTCTATTTTTGCCAAGAATGAGGGCGCGGTGACTGCTCCGACTGCTAGTCTGCACTTCAGCCGTGAGTTGATGAAACGTCTGGAAATCAAAGGTGTGGACTTTGCATATATTACTTTGCACGCCGGTCTGGGTAATTTCCGCGATATTGACGTAGAGGACTTGACCAAGCATAAGATGGATTCGGAACAAATGTTCGTAAACGAAATGGCGGTGAAAACAGTGAATCGTGCCAAAGATAACGGTAGAAATGTATGTGCGGTAGGTACGACAGTGATGCGTGCTATTGAAAGCGCAGTCAGTACCGATGGACATCTGAAAGAATTTGAAGGATGGACTAACAAATTTATCTTCCCTCCGTATGAATTTACCGTAGCCAATTCAATGATTTCCAATTTCCACATGCCGCTTTCTACCTTACTGATGATTGTAGCCGCTTTTGGTGGTTATGACCAGGTGATGGATGCTTATCATGTGGCATTGAAGGAAGGTTATCGTTTCGGCACGTATGGAGATGCCATGTTGATTTTGGATAAATAA
- the truB gene encoding tRNA pseudouridine(55) synthase TruB: MNFKKGEVLFFNKPFGWTSFKVVGHVRYHICRRIGVKKLKVGHAGTLDPLATGVMIVCTGKATKRIEEFQYHTKEYVATLRLGATTPSYDLEHEIDATYPTEHITRELVEEALTHFIGAIDQVPPAFSACMVDGKRAYELARKGEEVELKAKQLVIDEIELLECRLDDPEPMIQIRVVCSKGTYIRALARDIGEALHSGAYLTGLIRTRVGDVRLEDCLNPEHFKEWIDGQEIENEEENN, encoded by the coding sequence ATGAATTTTAAAAAAGGAGAAGTACTGTTTTTCAATAAACCCTTCGGATGGACTTCGTTTAAGGTAGTAGGGCATGTACGCTATCATATTTGCCGTCGGATCGGAGTGAAAAAACTAAAAGTCGGCCATGCCGGGACACTGGATCCTCTTGCAACAGGGGTGATGATTGTATGCACAGGCAAGGCTACCAAACGAATCGAAGAGTTTCAATATCATACGAAGGAGTACGTCGCAACGTTGCGTTTGGGTGCTACTACCCCGTCATACGATTTGGAACATGAGATAGATGCCACCTACCCTACCGAGCATATCACAAGGGAATTGGTAGAAGAAGCGTTGACGCACTTTATCGGTGCCATCGATCAGGTACCTCCTGCCTTCTCTGCCTGTATGGTAGATGGCAAGCGTGCCTACGAACTGGCTAGGAAAGGAGAGGAAGTCGAACTAAAAGCAAAGCAGCTTGTTATCGATGAGATTGAATTGTTGGAATGTCGCTTGGACGATCCGGAACCGATGATTCAAATCCGTGTCGTATGCAGCAAAGGAACATATATTCGTGCTTTGGCGCGTGATATTGGTGAAGCGCTCCATAGCGGAGCTTATCTGACAGGATTGATCCGCACTCGTGTAGGTGACGTCCGGTTGGAAGATTGTCTGAACCCCGAACACTTTAAAGAGTGGATCGACGGGCAGGAGATAGAAAATGAGGAAGAAAATAATTAA
- a CDS encoding undecaprenyl-diphosphate phosphatase — MGDLTTLETIIIAIVEGLTEFLPVSSTGHMIITQNILGVESTEFVKAFTVIIQFGAILSVVCLYWKRFFRLNHTPVPAGTSALKCFLHKFDFYWKLLVAFIPAAILGFLFSDKIDELLESVVVVAVMLVIGGIFMLFCDKIFSKGSEETVLTEKKAINIGLFQCIAMIPGVSRSMATIVGGMAQKLTRKDAAEFSFFLAVPTMFAATGYKVLKLFLDGGTEILVNNMPALIIGNVVAFIVALLAIKFFISFVTKYGFKAFGWYRIIVGGTILVMLLLGYNLEIG, encoded by the coding sequence TCTACAGGGCACATGATTATTACGCAAAATATTTTAGGAGTAGAAAGTACTGAATTTGTAAAAGCGTTTACTGTTATTATCCAGTTTGGCGCGATTCTTTCGGTTGTCTGCCTTTACTGGAAGCGTTTTTTCCGGTTGAATCATACACCGGTTCCTGCAGGAACTTCCGCTTTGAAATGTTTTCTGCATAAATTCGATTTTTACTGGAAGTTGCTGGTTGCCTTTATTCCTGCTGCAATTTTGGGTTTTCTGTTTAGCGATAAGATAGACGAACTGCTGGAAAGTGTAGTGGTAGTGGCAGTGATGCTGGTTATCGGTGGTATATTCATGCTGTTCTGCGATAAGATTTTCTCGAAAGGAAGCGAAGAGACCGTGCTGACAGAAAAAAAGGCAATCAATATCGGTTTGTTTCAATGTATTGCTATGATACCAGGTGTATCCCGGTCGATGGCTACCATCGTCGGAGGTATGGCTCAGAAGTTGACTCGCAAGGATGCTGCCGAGTTTTCGTTCTTTCTTGCCGTGCCAACTATGTTTGCAGCAACCGGCTATAAAGTCTTGAAACTCTTCCTGGATGGTGGAACCGAGATTCTTGTCAACAATATGCCGGCACTTATTATAGGCAATGTAGTAGCTTTTATCGTCGCTTTGCTGGCTATCAAGTTCTTTATCAGCTTTGTTACGAAATATGGTTTTAAGGCATTTGGCTGGTACAGAATTATTGTTGGTGGAACCATTTTGGTAATGCTGTTGCTTGGATACAACTTAGAAATTGGCTGA